The genome window CCTTGGGATGACATTCATTCATTTAAACACATTTGTTTTCCACTTATATTGGACCAGCCATGGTAGGTGGACTacacattaaaacatatatatagcTAAACTAAAGTAAAACAGGTAAATAAATCTGTTTTAAATAACATGCACCGAACCTCGCCGATAGTCCCTGAACAACGACTCTATAATGAATGCATATACCTTCTAGACAAGGGCTTCCGAAAGCAGTATAGCTTTCAATTTTTTACTTAACTGCTTAGAATCTGACATTTTTTGAAGCATAGCTGGGTGTTTAGAAACAACCACTCCTACTGTACTtgaaatgtaactcaccttgagctccagtttggaaaggtgagtaaacaaatttaaaatccaAATGATGTTGTTCATTTTTATCACTAAGACTAGTGCTGCCATTTTGATTTCTCTGGCAAGAATAAGGACCACAGAGTAGGAAACCCTGGAACATGTAAACATGTAAAAACCCTGGAACATGTAAAAACCCTGGAACATGGTTTTTACATGTTCCAGGGTGCGGGCAGCACCTCAAAAAGCTTCCAGGCAGCTCAGGAGAACTAGACAAGGAATATAAAACTTATTCCTGGCCAGGGATAGATCAGTGCTACCCATCATAAAATGACGacattgttatttatgacctGCTTTTCCACCAAGAGAGTTCAAAGCGAGTTTGACTGCTAAGCAATTTCAAAGCAAGTTGCAAACAGTTAAGCAGGTCAGATACAATGGTCACACCCAAGTGACCAGCAGCTACTATTGTGGAAAGAGCAAAAAGAAATTTAGCTACAGCTTCATTAATGTCTGTAtttatgaaaaaggaaaaaattattGAATGAAAACAATGTAAGAAACACAACAGAAGAAAAAGACCTGAaagcccatctagtttgcccagtttacTTCCTAGTTCAATGCCATATACCCAGTTAATCTATGGTTTTCCCCTTCATTCCTTGGcaactaaggattctctgtgcttttCCCATGCCCTCTTTAATTCTCTTCCTATTTCTGCCTCCTGGAATCCTCCACtccttctgtgaagaaatgttttccaGCATTACTTTCAGCCTACCACCTTTGAACCTAATATCATGGACAGCCAACCTGGTAACCAAGGAAAACAAGAACAGCCTATACGTATATTGGTATGACTTTATTATTTTAAGCtagtatttgtttgtttttaatcataTCTTATATTGATTGGAAACCACTGTGATTTTTTTGAGAATGGCAGAAAatcaaatttaattttaatttgtttaaatttttactaAAAACAAAAGATGTacaggtgcactttttttttttatttagaataataaaaaagacttaaaaagaATTATACTGAGATGATTATGTATTTTCTGAAGAGAATGCTTTGCCGTACCTTTGGAGTTTTGAGAACAAAATTATGTTTCTCATCATCTGTGCTGGAATGAACCTTCTGTCCTAGCTGCCCTGGAATCTCCTCTATAACCTGCAAGTGTCAGAAAATCAGAGAACAAAATCAGCTTTGcatacatgagaaaaaaaaatcaggtttggCTCTAAGGCATAGGCTCTAGTCAGCTTTTAGCAGAATGTTACCTGCAGGAGGCTCTGTAAGGGCCAGTATAGCAGTGGCACAACTTACAGTCATACTAAGAGCTGTTTATGCAGGATAAGCTGAAAaacttttaatatttatatatctcCTTTGGAAGGGATTATGAATCTCAACAAAAAGATCTTAATTTTAAATGAACTTCTGAGCCCTAAAGGATGTTGCTCTAAATCAGTTCCCAAATCTTCCTGGAGGActtccccagccagtcaggttttcagggtattcacaaataatatGCATGCGGGGAAATTGGCATACACTGCTTCTACTGCATGCAAATTATTCATacctattcattgcagatattcatTGACTGGTGGGGATCCTCCAGGACAGGTcagggaaccactgctctaaatatGAACGGACCTAGTGGGAGATGGAGATCtcacttttaaaataatttttttagtttatgcacttttttttttgtaataaactgGTAAACTAAGCGAGAAGCAATACTCTTTCACATGTGTTTATTTCTGCACATTAGCTGGGGATGTGAGCATACCTAGCCTCTGCAATGAGGACTAGATTTAACACCTACAAAATTCCTCTTCTCCATATTTCCAACTTTGCTGAAACTGCGTGAATGTAAACACTAGAAGGTGGAAAGTGGTAAGGTGTGAGTGATCatatattataattattattatatgcTTGTAATGGTGGCATAGCACGTTAAATATTTACACTGTACCTAGGAATTctcacacaaaaaataaataccagCAAACAAAAGTAATAATCCCTTTTATTTGAACCAACTTCAAAATCTGTGACAAGCTCTTCAGAATAAAACCTTCAGCAAAATTCGCAGTTACACGAAAATTACGCCTACGATAAAAGAGGGATCCACTTTTTGTTTCAAAATGCCAAATCGTTTTAAGTTCAAATGTCTTATAACTTTTGACAGCTAGTAACAAAAGCATTTACTCCTCCAGACCACCTtatttgctgacctttatttctatgtatttaaATGGACTAAGAGTTCAGCTGCATTACTTCTCCCTACCACTTAAAAAGGGTAGTTTGTTATTAAATCGTTTACTGTAACCAACCAATTACTcctatttgcattaaaaaaaaaacccccttaaaATACAGATGTAAGTCTTTGCATTGGCTTCCTGGTCCTGCCAATGGATGGGAcagaatagaaaaagaaaagcacagGGGTATCGTCTCCTTCTGGGATGCTCGGGGTAAACTGAGCCCAGTCCTTTCCCACTGGATATTTGGCGTGAACTTCACAGAACCTTTCCAGATGTCACATGCGGTAGGAGTGACCCGGGCAGTTCGGCTCACCTGCCCGTGGAGGGGGCGGAACGGGAGGTCAGCCCTCCGCCAGGCCTGGGCAGCCAGCCGGCCTAGCACGCGCATCGCTTCCGCCTTCCCGGACGGGCAGCACTAGGCGCGAGCCGTGCCCGGTTCAGcctcttcatcccccccccctcttcccaccACCCGGCCCGCTCTACTCCTCCGTGCCCAGCACCCGCGCGCACTCTATGGTTGCTGTCGGCGTGCTCTCTATGGTTACGTGTCTGCTCTGGCGCGCTCTCTGAGGCTTCTCTATGACCCCTGGGCGGATTTCTCGCTTTACGGCTTGTCGTGCGACCCTTCTCCGCTTCATTGAAGCTCCAAGATGGCGTCGGGCAGTGGGGTAGGTGCTGATGCAGAGCTCAAGCTGGCGGGTGGGATGCTCGAGAGTGGGTCTTTAACTATGAGAGTTAGGATGGCGTTTCCCCCCTCGCACTCCTGGGCGTCGCCTCTGCAGCTGGGGTTCGGTTTTCTGTAGACTTCGGGGCGCTGTAACTGCTCCTGCTGGGATTTATTTGCCTGTCTCAGACCAAGAGAGTTGAAGGATGACCCGAAGCCGCTCTGCAGGGGTCTGCTCGGATCTCAGCGAGTCTGGGATCGGGGAGAATAAGTCCCTGTCGTCTGGTCCGGCCATGGAGCTTTGCGTTTACTCGGGTCAGAGCAGGCGGGGGTGAGTCTGCAAGTGTTTTTCAGTTCGCAGAGATACATTTGGAACTTTTCCCAATGTCTTAAACATTCTGATCGGCCTACATTGGCGCTGCCCGAGTTTTTTTGGAATTagggccacttttttttttaaagcaagacCTTTCAAACCACTGAGAGGGCCGAGGAGTTTatggggatcctctacccctccCCCTAGGTTTGCCATCAAATTCTTGAAatactgaaaacattttattgtttgaaAATGATTCATTGAGTTGGGAGGCGGGGAAAGTGCTGGGTAGGGTGAAAGGGGGTGATATTGGTGTTGGGCATGGGTAGGAGGACAGAGAGGGAGATACTGGCTAGAGGTGACTGCCAGTGGGAGAGAGAAATTCTCCAAATATTAAAGCTTTTCGTTCCTTCTCATAATACCTATGCCCAGTAACAACTCTTCTGCCCTGCCACCAATGCCCGGTAGCATTTTCCTTCTCTTTCATTCACTGCCAGCATTGGCCCTTCTTTTGCCACTTTCCTCCCAGCTGCTGTAACACTGTGAGACCGTTACTAGGAATCAGTCACCATCTTCACATGCCTCTCCTTACTTCTACTACTATGCATAAGTAGAAGTGCAGGTGTATTAAGAGGAAGAATGAAAATCTTTAGTGTtaggttgtttttttgggtttttttaaaataatttttctcctGTCTGCACTCAACTCTGACTAATATCTCCCTCTTTACCCCATTACCCATGCCCATTAGCAGTAGCATCCACCTTTATATTTACCCCTCCTCTCAAGCATGCTGACTTTTTTTCTACCCTGTTTCTGCCTCTAGAGGCTCGTGGGACACTTAATTCCCTCTTTCTACACTGCTCTTATTCCTCTACTTGCTTCCTGTATACTGGTCCACCACTTGGTTCCTGTTggctctgtgtttttttttccctgttccttcctctTGGAGGAAGCAATGGTGACTCCTTCATGTAGAGGAAAGTGACTTCTGCCCCTGGTGGAAGCAGGAGTATAGGTTTCTGGCAGCAGGATGAAAGATGCTCCTAATATGAGCCTGTACAGAGATCCTCTTAGTTCTTGCTGCTGCAAAGTGCTGCTGTATTTATGCTCTCCCTCCCCTATCTACATCTCTTCATGACATCACTGGTGAGCTGGCCgggagaggaggagtagcaacATCACTTGGGAAGGAAGCTGCCACAAATGGGATCTTAGGGCTGcagataaatataatataatatatttaacAGACCAGAAATAATTTTTGTAGGCACATTAGGCCTGCAGGCtgtagtttggggacccctgatagACATTAAGACTGACTACTGTTCCATGACTGTTGTGGTCAATCCCTTCAGTTCATTACCTGTTAAATTTAGTAAAATAGACTTTTTAAACGAATTGAGAAAGCAATCCTTTGAAGTAATTATAAATGAGTGTCTTGAAATGTTAATGCTGAATATGTTAGAATGTTTTAAGATGAGAGTGGGGGTAGTAAGGCTGTTGGATAAGAAATATTGGACTTCATTTATGAATTGGTGTGCAAGGCGAGGTTCGTCTTTCATAATGATCTTGAAATCTGGAGATCTCTGTGAATACACCTACCCCCCAAATGCATAGTTACTTTTACTTGGAAGATGATGGAGTTGCTGGCGTCCTTTACGGTTGTGTCTCCACTTCCTGACATTAGCTGAGGTGTATGTTTTAGCTTTTACTTTAAGTTTTGGTACCAGCTGCTTTTAGTACAGTAAAGATACTTGAGCAAACTGTACAGGGTGTGATTTGTACAATTAGACAATGAAAGATGCCATATGATCAGTGACCAGCTAGCTATTCAGCAGGGTGCTGCTGATGTTAAACCATTAGCCTGCagctaaaatgtttttgggggttttgtttctttatttgaaatttttagcATGAAGAACAATTGATTACAGAAAACAAAGATGTTTGGAATACACAATACAAGAAGAACATATTAAGCAATTCAGCCAGAGTTTAGACCAAAAATGGGAGGGCTGCACATAAAGGACACTgcttatcccatgaccttttagttttcttgaagagtctcatgagggactttgtcaaacgccttctgaaaatccaaatacactacatctaccggttcacctttatccacatgtttattaaccccttaaaaaaaatgaagcagatttgttaggcaagacttcagtgggtaaatccatgttgactgtgtcccattaaatcatgtctttctatatgctctatgattttgatcttgagaatagtttccactatttttcctggcactgaagtcaggctcactgttctatagttacccggatcgcccctggagcctttttaaatattggggttacgttggccaccctccagtcttcaggtacaatggatgattttaatgataggttacaaattttaactaatagatcagaaatttcattttttagttccttcagtaccctaggatgcataccatctggtccaggtaatttgctactctttagtttgtcaatctggcctactacatcttccaggttcacagtgatttcgttcagttcgtctgactcatcacccccgaaaaccatctccggaactggtatctccccaacatcctcattagtaaacacaagcaaagaattaatttagtctttctgcaatggcctaagagcccctttaacccctctgtcatctaatggtccaaccgactccctcacaggtttcttgcttcggatatattttaaaaagtttttattatgagaattttgcctctatggccaacttcatttcaaattctctctctgcCTGTTTTTCTTATCGTTACCTATTGCAGATTGAGTGTCTCTTATCGATCTAATTTGCTCTTCAACACTATTTACTCTAccattataatcattaacttaagaatataagaagttgccatacaggTTCCATCAtgtccagcttcctgtttccaacagtgaccaattcaggatgcaagtatccaaacattaaatagattccttTGAATTTGTAATTCCACTATTTAAAAAGTTGTCAATTCTATCGGagttttttcaagatttttaatAAGTAATAGTAATGTCTGCTTGGTAATATGGGATCCTTTTGGCAAATCACCCAATCTGGGGTTGCCCAAAACCTTTGGGTCCACTGATGTAGCAGATTGACCAAGAACTAAATCCTCCTCAACTTGGGTTCTATTCCCCACAACTACTTTGGATGTGGAATTGTTCCCGGGATCAATTACTGTCTCAGTCCCAACACAAAAAGGCAGACGTGCGTCTGGGCTCAGGAAGACTGTCGAACCTTCAAGGACAGCATTGGAAAGGCGAACTGATACTGCCCAGGAGAAGCATCTGGAGTTGAAGTCCTATAGACTTGAATTAAAGGCCGGGTCATAGAAGGGGAGGGCATGATGGATCCCTTATCAGTATGGGGAAGAAGAGCCAAAGTAATATATCGGGGGGGCGGGAAAGGAAAATCGCTATTCACAGTTCCACAAAGTCCTTTCCCAGCCAACCCGGAGGGGAAAAACAAAATCCATCCCTTAGGTGCATGGCTTTGGCAGCGCACTGGCTTAACTAAGAGGACTGGTGCTGGGTGATGACAGACACCAGGGCCGCCTCCGAGGGCGCGAGGACACACCAGGAGAAGGATGAGAGCGCTTCCCTGTCGCAGCCCTGCAGCTAGcgtgatggcagcgagatggatGAAATTCCTCTCTCTTCCTGTTGATAGCAGATGTGAACGAGCACTGCGAGGCTACTGCTTTTTCCTGACCTTCATTTTTATTCAGTTGGGTTTTTgagtgtttgtgttttgttttgtttttaatgcttAATATCCTCATACTTTTTCTTTGCAGACTAAAAACATGGACTTCCGCCGGAAGTGGGATAAAGATGAATATGAACAGCTTGCTCAGAAACGACTcacagaagaaagagaaaagaaggatGGTATGTATTGAATTCTCTTCTTCCGCTGATGTCTCAGTTTTCCTGTCCCAGATACTCCACAATCTCTGAGCAAAACTGCACATATAGAGAAAAGAAATGAATGGGTTATGCTGTAATATTTaaccatttctttttcttcttatgggatatgtatgtatgtgtgtgtatatatattatatatgtatgtgtgtgtgtatatatattatatatgtatgtgtgtgtgtatatatataaaaaacccattaattctttaaaaaaaaaaaaaaagactaatgtCTAGTAATGAGCAGGTCTGGAAGTCGTTTAAGTAACTTAGGCACTGGCTACAAATTATTAAGAGCCAAGgaacactttttctttttttcctccataTTTGCTTTATCTgcctttatttttggttttttttttttcctcattttctttttttctttgctgttctctctcctctccctctcagcatcttcccttccttcctggcATTCTCCTTCCAGCTTCTGGCCCTCTCGCCGGCCTTTCCTGGTGGCGAGGGATCGCTGCAGGCTGGGACTCCTGTTCCCAGGCCTGAGCACGGCCAGCAGCTGGATCTCTTCTTGGTCTGGCACCAGCTGCTGAAGTTTGGGCAGTCTAGCACCTGGTACTTTTCATCCTTGGCAACAAGTATTTTGTGTAAATGTATCTTAATGTCTTTGTTGATTACTGGCTACAAAAGTGAGTGTAATGCCAAGCTGCAGGAAGTAATGCATCAAGTATAATTGCAACAGGTATGCTGATATTTTATGACTGTAGCAGATCATAGTAATACCGGATAGAGTGCATTTTTATCAACTTGTTTTATGGTTAGTGTGACGAAGCTAGACTAAGTAAAAGTCAATAACAGATTTCATTTTAAAGGTCTTCTGAAGATGTTTTAAAGCGTATTACCATGGGAGACTATATTCTGCCTATAAGGAAAAACcatgctaggtttttttttttgcaaacactCTTaatgttttgcctgctttccaaaCCGAAAGAAGGCTTATAATATTACCATGGGTGTGTATGCACCCATGTGTTAGCACCTCCCCGAAAAAACAAAACTTATCTGTTTGGCATCTTATTGATACACAATTTGGAGGAAATGTCAGGGGACACGAGCAGTCTGGCCATAGTGGATTTTTTCAGATTCATGCTTATGGACTATACATGCGTGTGCGTCCCAGAAAATAGGCTTAATTAGTTCTGGGGGGAATATTTAGTTATATTTGTTATGTAATACTGCAGTAGTGAAACGTGGCTTGTGATGTTACTGTATGCGTGACATTTTTTATATTGCCATCTCTATTGCTCCAGGGATGGAGATTCATTCTTGGTGGCATCATGAGTCCAGCTCCCACTATCCATTACAAACACCAGgtcacaaaaatataaaaaaaaggatTGATTTGTAAAATGAGGGCTGCTTTTCCAAAATCACAGCTTATGGTATTAAATAAGTGAGCCCTGTGTTATTGTAAGGTGATCAATGGAGTTTCCTAGCTAACCAAGGTTTGGCATGCAACAGCCTGGGTATTTCTAAGAcaaattatatattattttattactatAAATCACATTAATAGTTGTGGCAAAAAGCTGGAGAAGTTTTAAAACTATGTAACTGAAAATAACCAGCGTTTCACCACGTACTCTTGCCCTATttccttgtttaatatttaaatctATAGACCTAAATGATGGGGCGCACATGTTAAAAATGACAGGTTCGGTGACCTTACAAAACAGAGACGTTCATGCAGCAAAATCCTCAGGTGTTTCATAGTGTGGCTCTTGCTTTTAGGCAAACCAGTCCAGCCGCCTGTCAAGAGGGAGCTCCTTCGACACCGAGACTACAAAGTGGATCTGGAGTCCAAGCTGGGGAAGACCATTGTCATTACGAAAACCACCCCGCAGTCTGAGATGGGAGGGTAAGCGGATCTCACTTATGTgacttctcttctgcctttcagcgcttcaaagccgattacagtcaggtactgcaggtatttcccagctaagggcctgatttactaagacttttctcctgtgcttggtaaatgaggccctaacgtTTGTTCCAGAGGCGATGGAAGGTGAAGCGACCTGCCCGAGGTCTCAAGGAGCAGGAGTAGCATTTGAACCCTGTGGTTCTAACCATTGGGCGGCTGCTCCACTGCACTGCATGTCCTtctcattttcttcagtttgtggtTTAGCTGGGGTTCTGGCCCTAGCAAGCAAGGGCTTCTGCTGTGCCATTGCTTCTTGTGAAGGTTATAGTGTCCCAGGTAGAGCCAAAGGCCTAACGCACCTTTCCAGAGCATGAGTGTTACAGCTGATTCATGCTGGGAAACTGGAACGCCACGTTACCATGAAAACTGGGAAGCTTTATTTTTCAATCACTGTGGAACTTGGCTTTCATCTTttccattcagtttttttttttgtttaaaatgcaaTTCCTAGGTTCCACAGTTGGTAATTGTATTATAATATTAAAGCTTCCAGGTTAGGTGCAAGTTTACATTTTTCAGCCATGGACCCCTCTTGTCCATTTGGAGGActgaatacaaattaaatgtggCCTGAATGTATACAGAGCCTTTTGACTCTGATCTTTAAATCTCTCTCTTTGGTGGGagtaaaaatggaaaaatgaacTTGCCCTTTTGGCACCAGTTCTTGAGAGATGTGAACCTTGTCCTCCCTGATTCTTACACATGGGTTCCTTTCTGATGCGTGTGTCATCTTGAAATTACCTGgcgttgcttgctgcctggagaATGATGACCTTTCGggaatttctttctttataataaatgtaaaaaaaaggtaGAGGGACTGTTGCAAATGTATTAATTCTCTCTCTGTTCTGTGTGTGCTTTCCAGATATTACTGTAATGTCTGTGACTGTGTGGTGAAGGACTCCATCAACTTTTTAGATCACATCAATGGCAAGAAACGTAAGAGATGAGCTGCTTTTATGTCTATGTAGATAGCGAGAGAGATAGAAATGGATTTATGTGTAAGCCCTCCTCTGGATCCAGGACTTTGCGGATTTCCAACTCCATGCATGTTGGCACCAGGAAATTCAGGTCCTGTCACTGTGTTACCCGGATGAATAGAAGATGTGTAATACATTAGTAATATTAATATTTAAGTTGAACATATGTTTTATGGATCAACATGAATGTTTTGTGACTCTGAAAGCAAATAGCCATTAAAATCTTTCTCTATAATCCTTTTCTGGCAGTAGAAGATGTCAGAATCTTAAGATTCCAGTAGATATTTAATCTAATTGAATTAATCTTGTATATTTTACAGATTTATTGTTTGGGATGGTTTATGTATGTGACTTGAAACTGCAGAGGAAGGTACTGGGATTGTCTCTATTAGAAAACCGAAGATGTAGACTAAGGAGGCTAGAGGGCTGGTTATTTTCTAGATtggttaaacttttttttttttatgaaggttAAGTATTTCTCCATTAACTTAatgaagtataaaaaaaaaaatggcatcagATAGCTAAAGTCACATTTTACCAAATTTACAGATAGGGTTTCCAAAAATGTAACTGATTTAAAATTCAGTTTTTAGGGCTAGATATAAACATGTGTATGGGCTAATGGGGGGTAGTGTTGGCAATTCAGTATAATGAACTCAAACTACCCTATTGTATTCTTTGACCATCTATTGGTATTGAAAGTTGTCCAGAGTTGGACTCCAGATCAGTGCTCTAGGAAGCCAGGGCTTGTGGTGTCCCCATTCAGGAAGTTTGTGCATGCGTTGGGATTACTGGAATCTTTTTCATTTAAAGTGAGTTTCTCTAAAGCGAGCTAGGGTTTTCAGACCTTATTATCTTAAACTACATGTTTTAGGAGGAAATTTGAGtatcaaaaaaaaaatggtcctcACTTTATTGAAAACAGAGAATGTCCCAGCATGGCCAGGAGACCGGACGGCTCAGGATTAGCAAAAGATTGTAGAGCCTTTCACTCCTAGGTCATTGGTAGAAATTTAATGCAGTTTAGAGCCCTATGTGAAATAAGTTGGTGGTTTCAGTTAAAATCTCAATGGGCAGATGGCCCATGGTACAAAACCCACCATCATTAGCCAGCTCAGTGGCTTAGTGGCACATGCCATGCACAAGACCCTGGGTTTGGTTTCTAACTCCAATCTTTTGCTTGCTGGATCGTAAACAGGAAAGACATTGCACATCGATGCAAGGGCCACACCTAGTAGCTAGATTTAGGACCCCTGGGGTATGTCCCCTGGAGAGGATATAAACCCCGGGGTAGTAGAAAATGAAGGCTCCTGACAGCAGATGCCGGCCCTGTTTGTGATTTGAGCTGGAAGCTGAAAGCAGTGGGAGCCACTTTTGGCAGTCTCAGTAGAGAGGCCGAAGACTGAACTGGCATGATCGGAGTGAGGTTCTTTAGCAGGAGAGTGTGGAGATCCTGCTCTATGGTTAACTGGAGGATGTAAGTGAAGAATGACATAACTGGCAACCATTTATAAGCATTGTATTTAATAAAAATTAGTCATGGTCAGTTTTCTCCTATTGCTCCGTAGACGTGTTCTTGGGAGGTGCTCACAAGAGAATGTTGAgttagtctgttttttttttcaaatagggCATGGGGTCTGTAGTGAGGGACGTTTTTCATGAGGACTTATAACCGCTGCTGTAACTAACTATTCCATTTTTGCTTAAAGATcagagaaatctgggtatgtccaTGAGGGTTGAGCGCTCAACACTGGATCAAGTGAAAAAACGCTTTGAGGCGAAcaagaaaaaaatggaagaaaaacagaAGGATTATGATTTTGAAGAGAGAATGAAGGAACTTCGAGAAGAGGTGAGAAGCTGCATGGCAAATTCTGAATCCGAAATGCTGGGTACTTCATTTGAAAAAGTTATCCTTGAAGGAATACTCTTGGCTTATCTTCCCTTTTCTCACCCTCTCATTTGGTGCTCTCTTAccaaaaaaattaagtaaagcaaaATCTGCCATGCCTTTAGAACCATAGATTCAGCTTTTTACATTTAAGTGGGACACAATTGTTAAAGAAATCAGCATCTGTTTACTACAAAAAGACAGAACTAGTCAGATTTCATTCATAAAAAGCATCCTTGGATGTTAGAGAGAATTTAATTTCCTATCTCCGGCTTGGATTGCTGCAAGTCCCACTACCTTGAGATgccaaaaaaaaagctaaattatTGCCTGCAGCTCATACAAAGCTCAGCAGCACAAAGCATGCAAAACTTTAGAATTGTACGCAAGCTCCCAACATCCCACCGCATTATATTCAAAATCCTGGCCCTTGCTTTCAAGGCACTCAGGTGCTTGGTACCACCCTGCTTCAGTGACCAGCTCCTGCTATGCACACCATCCTGGCCACCTAGTGGCAGTAGCCCCCAAGGAAATGCAGCTCACTAAGAGAACCTTCTCAGGATAAACCCCCCTTACCTCTAGACATCAGATTTCCTCACCTTTTAAGAAGAAACTGAAAAGCTGGCTCTTTGTAGCAGTCTTCAGCCCATAGTCAGAACCTTGAACTCCTGACTGAGACTACCACAGCATAAGCCTCATTGACCTTTACACTTATTCTATTAATATCTACTGCCGCTGCATGTTTTTTGTTATATCTATTACCCCCATCCTATTCATACTTGTTTGATATTCTGTTGATGTATTGTATGCCTTTTGTAAACTTCGTACTCTGTTATAACATGCTTTCAAGTCTTCTGCTGAAGAAACTTGACCTAACTCATAGCTGCAAAGG of Rhinatrema bivittatum chromosome 18, aRhiBiv1.1, whole genome shotgun sequence contains these proteins:
- the ZMAT2 gene encoding zinc finger matrin-type protein 2 isoform X2 yields the protein MDFRRKWDKDEYEQLAQKRLTEEREKKDGKPVQPPVKRELLRHRDYKVDLESKLGKTIVITKTTPQSEMGGYYCNVCDCVVKDSINFLDHINGKKHQRNLGMSMRVERSTLDQVKKRFEANKKKMEEKQKDYDFEERMKELREEEEKARAYKKEKQKEKKRKAEEEYIFEEDDEMAAVMGFSGFGSTKKNH
- the ZMAT2 gene encoding zinc finger matrin-type protein 2 isoform X1, yielding MASGSGTKNMDFRRKWDKDEYEQLAQKRLTEEREKKDGKPVQPPVKRELLRHRDYKVDLESKLGKTIVITKTTPQSEMGGYYCNVCDCVVKDSINFLDHINGKKHQRNLGMSMRVERSTLDQVKKRFEANKKKMEEKQKDYDFEERMKELREEEEKARAYKKEKQKEKKRKAEEEYIFEEDDEMAAVMGFSGFGSTKKNH